A stretch of Cicer arietinum cultivar CDC Frontier isolate Library 1 chromosome 5, Cicar.CDCFrontier_v2.0, whole genome shotgun sequence DNA encodes these proteins:
- the LOC101501697 gene encoding SUN domain-containing protein 4-like, whose translation MQRSRKALQERRRALEMAASGRNCLYKVSLSLVFVLWGFVFLFSLWISCGNGYGDDSGEVPVAVSNQHKDERMKCKNSKLDDEYLTEGVDAYIPSETFYSDGAKTDAFIGDSIFSEEDIVIDGFEHGDSEKYISLKEHEVERFEHVAPSAPLNSPTKHENVAQKFDHLSEAVPVGLDEFKSRVVTMEIKSATSSSGSVIHRVEPGGVEYNYASASKGAKVLASNKEAKGASNILTRNKDKYLRNPCSSEEKFVVIELSEETLVDTIELANFEHHSSNLKDFELHGSLVYPTDVFWDFLGNFTASNVKQAQRFVLQEPKWVRYLKLNLQSHYGSEFYCTLSIVEVYGVDAVERMLEDLIYAQVNGEKKVAVASSHSNSFEDNNDNNDVWKINSDTTSEISSSANEETVNTNVHDPTEETRQQIGRMPGDTVLKILMQKVRQLDLNLSVLEQYLEDLNSRYVKIFKEYNKEIGENDIVLQKIKQDIRSFLDRQHIIMRDVNDLGSWKSHFSVQLDHIHKDNAVLRYEVERVLENQVSLENKGITIFCVCVIFSFIAILWLSLNMVMSIYRVLSFTTENKSRKFCQGSSSWFILLLSCNIIIFILNS comes from the exons ATGCAGAGATCGCGCAAAGCTCTTCAAGAAAGAAGAAGAGCTTTAGAGATGGCTGCAAGTGGGAGAAACTGTCTTTATAAAGTTTCTTTGTCTTTGGTTTTTGTTTTGTGGGGATTTGTTTTTCTCTTCAGCTTATGGATCAGTTGTGGCAATGGATATGGAG ATGATTCTGGAGAAGTTCCAGTTGCAGTATCAAACCAGCACAAAGATGAGCGCATGAAATGTAAAAACTCCAAATTGGATGATGAATATTTGACTGAAGGGGTTGATGCATACATTCCTTCCGAGACTTTCTACTCCGATGGTGCCAAAACCGATGCTTTTATTGGTGACTCAATTTTCAGTGAAGAAGACATAGTCATAGATGGTTTTGAACATGGTGATAGTGAAAAGTACATTTCACTTAAGGAACATGAAGTTGAAAGATTTGAACATGTTGCTCCAAGTGCTCCCCTGAACTCTCCAACAAAACATGAAAACGTTGCGcaaaaatttgatcatttatccGAGGCAGTACCAGTTGGTCTCGATGAATTCAAGAGTCGGGTGGTTACTATGGAAATTAAATCGGCTACTAGTTCATCCGGAAGTGTAATACATAGAGTAGAGCCAGGTGGTGTAGAATACAATTATGCTTCAGCATCAAAGGGTGCAAAAGTGTTAGCTTCTAACAAAGAAGCGAAAGGCGCTTCGAATATCTTAACCAGAAACAAAGACAAATATCTTCGGAATCCTTGTTCTTCGGAAGAGAAATTCGTCGTTATAGAACTTTCGGAAGAGACATTAGTAGATACAATAGAATTAGCAAATTTTGAGCACCATTCTTCcaacttaaaagattttgaattgCATGGTAGTTTGGTCTATCCGACCGATGTTTTTTGGGACTTTCTTGGGAACTTTACTGCCTCAAATGTGAAACAAGCTCAAAGGTTTGTTCTTCAGGAACCGAAATGGGTTCGATATCTAAAACTGAATCTTCAAAGCCACTATGGATCAGAATTTTATTGCACACTTAGCATAGTTGAAGTTTATGGCGTCGACGCTGTTGAAAGGATGCTTGAAGATTTGATATATGCTCAAGTTAATGGTGAAAAGAAGGTAGCAGTAGCATCGTCGCATTCTAACTCGTTCGAGgacaacaacgacaacaatGATGTATGGAAAATCAATTCTGACACTACTTCAGAAATCTCCTCTTCTGCAAACGAAGAAACAGTAAATACAAATGTTCATGATCCAACCGAAGAAACCCGCCAACAAATTGGCAGGATGCCGGGCGATACAGTTCTCAAGATTCTGATGCAGAAAGTTCGTCAACTCGACTTGAACTTGTCGGTTTTGGAGCAGTATTTGGAGGACTTAAATTCAAGATATGTGAAAATTTTCAAAGAGTACAACAAAGAGATAGGAGAAAATGATATAGTTCTACAGAAGATCAAACAAGACATTAGAAGTTTTCTGGACAGACAACATATTATA ATGAGAGATGTTAATGATCTTGGTTCTTGGAAGTCACATTTTTCTGTGCAATTAGATCATATACATAAGGACAATGCTGTTTTGAG GTATGAGGTTGAAAGGGTATTGGAAAATCAAGTATCTTTAGAAAACAAGGGTATAACaatattttgtgtgtgtgttaTTTTTTCATTCATTGCTATATTATGGCTATCTCTGAATATGGTTATGAGCATATATAGAGTACTAAGTTTTACTACAGAAAATAAATCTAGGAAATTTTGTCAAGGTAGTTCTTCctggtttattttattattgagttgtaacattattattttcatattaaattcataa
- the LOC101497750 gene encoding uncharacterized protein isoform X1 produces MDGKSEIEVSDWELVQNDEPIVSVIDELNSDLSIIRSDHFSIPINIPNSISSSSSSNSEIDRNFDDSYVANQLFSNPIVSPSCSSSSSNLRRWNDSDSDSELAVNAAAATIGGGTEVDEVGFESNSKEEEEEEEEEKEVKEDDMKRVVWWKVPFEVLKHWVTPLSIPLPLSVAAAAAFLGLLILGRRLYKMKRKTQALKLNLALDDKKVSQLMGRVARLNEAFSVVRRVPVVRPSLPAASTITLRPVMSMR; encoded by the exons ATGGATGGAAAAAGTGAGATTGAAGTTAGCGATTGGGAATTGGTTCAAAACGATGAACCAATTGTTTCTGTTATCGACGAATTGAATTCCGATTTATCAATTATCAGATCCGATCATTTTTCAATTCCGATTAACATTCCCAATTCAATTTCCAGTAGTTCCAGTTCCAATTCCGAAATTGATCGAAACTTCGATGATTCCTACGTTGCAAATCAGCTTTTCTCGAATCCAATCGTTTCCccttcttgttcttcttcttcttccaatcTCCGTCGCTGGAACGATTCTGATTCCGATAGCGAACTCGCCGTGAACGCCGCTGCCGCGACGATCGGTGGTGGTACCGAGGTTGATGAAGTTGGTTTTGAGTCGAATTCGAAggaggaagaggaagaggaagaggaagagaaAGAGGTGAAAGAGGATGATATGAAGAGAGTTGTGTGGTGGAAGGTTCCTTTTGAAGTGTTGAAACATTGGGTTACCCCTCTTTCGATTCCTCTTCCTTTATCTGTTGCTGCTGCGGCTGCATTTTTAGGGCTTCTTATTTTGGGAAGGAGACTTTACAAAATGAAACGCAAGACTCAAGCTTTGAAGCTCAACCTTGCTCTTGATGATAAG AAGGTATCTCAGCTCATGGGTCGTGTTGCACGTCTCAATGAAGCATTTTCAGTTGTGAGACGTGTTCCCGTAGTACGACCATCGCTGCCGGCAGCTTCTACTATAACTCTGAGGCCTGTGATGAGTATGAGATGA
- the LOC101497750 gene encoding uncharacterized protein isoform X2, translating into MDGKSEIEVSDWELVQNDEPIVSVIDELNSDLSIIRSDHFSIPINIPNSISSSSSSNSEIDRNFDDSYVANQLFSNPIVSPSCSSSSSNLRRWNDSDSDSELAVNAAAATIGGGTEVDEVGFESNSKEEEEEEEEEKEVKEDDMKRVVWWKVPFEVLKHWVTPLSIPLPLSVAAAAAFLGLLILGRRLYKMKRKTQALKLNLALDDKRANCEHQRGSIYLPSVHVLVFESQPGIYSAPSHE; encoded by the exons ATGGATGGAAAAAGTGAGATTGAAGTTAGCGATTGGGAATTGGTTCAAAACGATGAACCAATTGTTTCTGTTATCGACGAATTGAATTCCGATTTATCAATTATCAGATCCGATCATTTTTCAATTCCGATTAACATTCCCAATTCAATTTCCAGTAGTTCCAGTTCCAATTCCGAAATTGATCGAAACTTCGATGATTCCTACGTTGCAAATCAGCTTTTCTCGAATCCAATCGTTTCCccttcttgttcttcttcttcttccaatcTCCGTCGCTGGAACGATTCTGATTCCGATAGCGAACTCGCCGTGAACGCCGCTGCCGCGACGATCGGTGGTGGTACCGAGGTTGATGAAGTTGGTTTTGAGTCGAATTCGAAggaggaagaggaagaggaagaggaagagaaAGAGGTGAAAGAGGATGATATGAAGAGAGTTGTGTGGTGGAAGGTTCCTTTTGAAGTGTTGAAACATTGGGTTACCCCTCTTTCGATTCCTCTTCCTTTATCTGTTGCTGCTGCGGCTGCATTTTTAGGGCTTCTTATTTTGGGAAGGAGACTTTACAAAATGAAACGCAAGACTCAAGCTTTGAAGCTCAACCTTGCTCTTGATGATAAG AGAGCAAACTGTGAACATCAGAGAGGCTCAATATATCTGCCATCTGTTCATGTGCTGGTATTCGAGTCACAGCCAGGGATTTATTCAGCACCTTCTCATGAATAG